A part of Terriglobus roseus genomic DNA contains:
- a CDS encoding cytochrome C oxidase subunit IV family protein, which translates to MSDHQATSQNLTPVDAQHHNLDVHDPDNVTNPEHIAHHIVSPAVYGMIFGVLMLGTLLTVGASMVNLGPFNAPIAIGIAVTKAVFVVLFFMHVKYSSRLVKLTVAAGFFTFLILVFMSLLDYVSRAWGLW; encoded by the coding sequence ATGAGCGACCACCAGGCAACATCGCAGAACCTGACGCCCGTCGATGCACAGCACCATAACCTGGATGTGCACGACCCGGACAACGTTACGAACCCGGAGCACATTGCTCACCACATTGTGAGCCCGGCCGTCTACGGCATGATCTTTGGCGTGCTGATGCTGGGTACGCTGCTGACCGTGGGCGCATCCATGGTGAACCTTGGACCATTCAACGCACCCATTGCCATCGGCATCGCTGTGACGAAGGCTGTGTTCGTGGTGCTGTTCTTCATGCACGTGAAGTACAGCTCGCGACTGGTGAAGCTGACGGTTGCTGCTGGCTTCTTCACGTTCCTGATTCTTGTGTTCATGAGCCTGCTGGACTACGTCTCGCGCGCATGGGGTCTTTGGTAG
- a CDS encoding cytochrome c oxidase subunit 3 family protein codes for MSIASTITHPPEPEIHPSHDVHEHPFYQKHHFETAEQQREAASFGMWLFLLTEIMFFGGLFFAYLLYRNWYYEAFVSASNSLNMPLGLVNTIVLISSSFTMAMAVHSSEIRDLKKLKFFLWVTILLGFVFLGIKTVEYHDKFVEHHVPGASFDIKDFVNPPKGSLEKPLTVDMANKTQIYFSLYFAMTGVHALHMIIGIAILFVLVWKARTGLYTTGYVQPIENFGLYWHFVDIVWIFLFPFLYLINRH; via the coding sequence ATGTCGATCGCTTCGACCATTACGCATCCGCCGGAGCCGGAGATCCATCCGTCGCATGACGTGCATGAGCACCCGTTCTATCAGAAGCACCACTTCGAGACGGCGGAACAGCAGCGTGAAGCCGCCAGCTTTGGAATGTGGCTGTTCCTGCTGACGGAAATCATGTTCTTCGGCGGACTGTTCTTCGCGTACCTGCTGTACCGCAACTGGTACTACGAGGCATTCGTTTCCGCTTCGAACTCTCTGAACATGCCGCTGGGGCTGGTCAACACGATCGTGCTGATCTCGTCTTCGTTCACCATGGCGATGGCGGTGCATTCCTCAGAGATTCGTGACCTGAAGAAGTTGAAGTTCTTCCTATGGGTCACCATCCTGCTGGGATTCGTCTTCCTTGGCATCAAGACCGTTGAGTACCACGACAAGTTCGTGGAGCACCACGTTCCGGGCGCTTCGTTCGACATCAAGGACTTCGTGAACCCGCCCAAGGGCAGCCTGGAAAAGCCGCTGACCGTGGACATGGCGAACAAGACGCAGATTTACTTCTCGCTGTACTTCGCGATGACAGGCGTCCACGCACTGCACATGATCATCGGTATCGCCATCCTGTTCGTTCTGGTTTGGAAGGCGCGCACGGGGCTATACACAACGGGATATGTTCAACCGATTGAGAACTTCGGATTGTATTGGCACTTTGTCGATATTGTCTGGATCTTCCTCTTCCCGTTCCTCTATTTGATTAACCGGCACTGA
- a CDS encoding cytochrome c oxidase subunit I, producing the protein MSTIVSLPDQSTATLPKKNYINAEHGLLSWLLTADHKRIAMLYLFSITFFFFIGGFFAGMVRLELLTPAGDLMAADTYNKMFTMHGIVMIFLFLVPSVPATLGNFFLPIMIGAKDLAFPKINLLSWYLYMAAGIFVITTLVLGGVDTGWTFTTPLSTHYLNTHVATTATGIFIAGFSSIFTGLNFIVTVHRMRAPGMTWFRMPLFVWSNYAASVLMVLGTPVLAIAIVLVALERTIGIGVFDPTKGGDPLLFQHLFWFYSHPAVYIMILPGFGVISEVVSTFTRKRVFGYTAVAFSSVAIAVFGFFVWAHHMFIMGVSNYSALVFSLLTMLVAVPSAIKIFNWAFTMQKGSITFETPMLYVFGFIGLFTIGGLTGVFLGSLGMDVMLTETYFVVAHFHFVMVGGMLMAFLAGIHFWWPKMTGRMYPEGVSKFAAVVTFIGFILTFFPQFVVGYLGMPRRYAAYPAEYQVLNVLSTAGATVLGVGYMLPLFYLAWSLKYGAIAGSNPWQATGLEWQIQSPPLTENFIETPIVTQEAYDYEWLAKKQERELQHVG; encoded by the coding sequence ATGAGTACCATCGTTTCGCTCCCTGATCAGAGCACGGCTACGCTGCCGAAGAAGAACTACATCAACGCTGAGCACGGCCTGCTGAGCTGGCTGCTGACTGCGGATCACAAGCGGATCGCGATGCTGTATCTCTTCAGCATCACGTTCTTCTTCTTCATCGGTGGTTTCTTCGCGGGCATGGTCCGCCTGGAACTGCTGACCCCGGCTGGCGATCTGATGGCTGCCGACACCTACAACAAGATGTTCACGATGCACGGCATCGTGATGATCTTCCTGTTCCTGGTGCCGTCGGTTCCGGCAACGCTGGGTAACTTCTTCCTGCCGATCATGATCGGTGCGAAGGATCTCGCGTTCCCGAAGATCAACCTGCTGAGCTGGTACCTGTACATGGCCGCCGGTATCTTCGTGATCACGACGCTGGTTCTGGGTGGTGTGGACACGGGCTGGACGTTTACGACGCCGCTCTCCACGCATTACCTGAACACACACGTTGCGACGACCGCGACCGGTATCTTCATCGCCGGCTTCTCGTCGATCTTCACCGGTTTGAACTTCATTGTGACCGTGCACCGTATGCGTGCACCGGGTATGACCTGGTTCCGTATGCCGCTGTTCGTGTGGTCGAACTATGCAGCTTCCGTGCTGATGGTTCTGGGTACGCCGGTTCTGGCTATCGCGATTGTCCTGGTGGCTCTGGAGCGCACGATTGGTATCGGCGTATTCGATCCGACCAAGGGCGGCGATCCGCTGCTGTTCCAGCACTTATTCTGGTTCTACTCTCACCCTGCCGTGTACATCATGATTCTGCCCGGCTTTGGTGTGATCTCGGAAGTGGTCTCGACCTTCACCCGTAAGCGCGTCTTCGGCTACACGGCTGTGGCGTTCTCTTCGGTGGCGATTGCGGTGTTCGGCTTCTTCGTATGGGCCCACCACATGTTCATCATGGGTGTGTCGAACTACTCCGCGCTGGTCTTCTCGCTGTTGACCATGCTTGTGGCAGTTCCTTCAGCCATCAAGATCTTCAACTGGGCGTTCACCATGCAGAAGGGCTCCATCACGTTTGAGACCCCCATGCTGTACGTGTTCGGCTTCATCGGTCTGTTCACCATCGGTGGTCTGACCGGCGTGTTCCTTGGCTCGCTGGGTATGGACGTGATGCTGACGGAAACCTACTTCGTCGTGGCTCACTTCCACTTCGTGATGGTGGGCGGCATGTTGATGGCGTTCCTCGCGGGTATCCACTTCTGGTGGCCCAAGATGACCGGCCGCATGTATCCGGAAGGCGTTTCGAAGTTTGCCGCTGTGGTGACCTTCATCGGATTCATCCTGACGTTCTTCCCGCAGTTCGTGGTTGGCTACCTCGGTATGCCGCGCCGCTACGCGGCCTACCCGGCTGAGTACCAGGTGCTGAATGTGCTGTCGACCGCAGGCGCTACGGTTCTGGGTGTTGGCTACATGCTGCCGCTGTTCTACCTGGCCTGGTCGCTGAAGTATGGCGCGATTGCTGGTTCGAACCCCTGGCAGGCTACCGGCCTTGAGTGGCAGATTCAGTCGCCGCCGCTGACGGAGAACTTCATCGAGACTCCGATCGTGACGCAGGAAGCTTACGACTACGAGTGGCTGGCGAAGAAGCAGGAACGCGAACTGCAGCACGTTGGCTAA
- the coxB gene encoding cytochrome c oxidase subunit II: MQISPVLWQFLTKWLTSSALWPDQASTIAPWADALYIFLWLMTVVGMLLVGALVLFFAIRYRQERHPEAVQIEGSTLLEATWTIIPLGIFLFVFVWGAWLYFRIYNPPADAMQVYVVGKQWMWKAEHPGGQHEINALHVPSGRPVQLTMISQDVFHSYSIPAFRVKREVIPGRYTTVWFNATKPGTYHLFCTQYCGTLHSGMIGEITVMDPADYQKWTEESTSGMSLAQNGERLFASLGCISCHSGNATASGPSLAGVYGSKIKMDDGTEQVATDGFLRDVILNPSQHVPYGYKPIMPTYQGQISEEGLIDLVEYIKGLKTNYRVQQTLDTSKSDDAAPITPTASQKVTQ, translated from the coding sequence ATGCAGATCAGTCCAGTGCTTTGGCAGTTCCTAACCAAATGGCTCACCAGCTCGGCGCTTTGGCCCGACCAGGCCTCCACAATTGCGCCCTGGGCGGACGCGCTGTACATCTTCCTCTGGTTGATGACGGTGGTGGGCATGCTCCTGGTGGGCGCGCTAGTGCTATTTTTCGCCATCCGCTACCGCCAGGAACGGCACCCGGAAGCAGTGCAGATCGAAGGATCGACGCTGCTGGAAGCCACGTGGACGATCATCCCGCTGGGTATCTTCCTGTTTGTGTTCGTATGGGGCGCATGGCTTTACTTCCGCATCTACAACCCGCCTGCTGATGCAATGCAGGTCTACGTGGTGGGCAAGCAGTGGATGTGGAAGGCTGAGCATCCGGGCGGCCAGCACGAGATCAACGCGCTGCACGTCCCTTCAGGACGTCCGGTGCAGCTGACCATGATTTCGCAGGACGTGTTCCACTCGTACTCGATTCCGGCCTTCCGTGTGAAGCGTGAAGTGATCCCTGGCCGTTACACCACGGTCTGGTTCAACGCGACGAAGCCGGGAACGTACCACCTGTTCTGCACGCAGTACTGCGGTACGCTCCACTCCGGCATGATCGGTGAGATTACGGTCATGGATCCGGCTGACTACCAGAAGTGGACGGAAGAGTCGACCAGCGGCATGAGCCTTGCACAGAACGGCGAGCGTCTCTTTGCATCGCTTGGTTGCATCTCCTGCCACTCCGGCAATGCGACGGCCTCTGGCCCGAGTCTGGCTGGTGTTTACGGGTCTAAAATCAAGATGGATGACGGCACGGAGCAGGTGGCCACGGATGGCTTCCTCCGCGACGTGATCCTGAATCCTTCGCAGCATGTCCCCTATGGTTACAAGCCGATCATGCCGACATACCAGGGGCAGATTAGCGAAGAAGGCCTGATCGACCTGGTGGAATACATCAAGGGCTTGAAGACCAACTATCGTGTGCAGCAGACGCTGGACACGTCAAAGTCCGATGACGCGGCGCCCATCACACCCACGGCTTCGCAGAAGGTGACGCAATGA
- a CDS encoding SCO family protein, protein MKLQKTIRRKRMGGLLAVLALMFGLLPAAVSAQVSSIADKQSGENSGSELPTVLKGAAIDQHLNTTLPSVPFVDETGKAVNTADYFNNGKPAVLALVYFKCPMLCSEELDGLVQGLAMVHLDPSKDFNVLVVSIDPTDTPTDALKEKKLYAKRYARPGTEGGWHFLTGQQASIDAVTKAVGFGYVKIPSPDGKTTQFAHASAIQILTPEAKIAQYYLGVEYAPKDLLLGLVEASDHKIGSPVANILTYCYHYDPHRNKHSLIVARVVQLGGMITVAGLGGFMFLMFRRDLKLGRENALTRKDDRT, encoded by the coding sequence ATGAAGCTGCAGAAGACAATCCGGAGAAAGCGCATGGGCGGCCTGTTGGCTGTGCTCGCGCTGATGTTCGGCCTGTTGCCTGCGGCTGTTTCTGCCCAGGTATCCAGCATTGCGGATAAGCAGTCCGGAGAGAATTCCGGTAGCGAACTTCCGACCGTGCTGAAGGGCGCTGCCATCGATCAGCATTTGAACACCACTCTGCCGTCTGTTCCTTTTGTGGACGAGACCGGCAAGGCGGTGAACACGGCTGACTACTTCAACAACGGCAAGCCTGCGGTTCTGGCTCTGGTGTACTTCAAGTGCCCGATGCTGTGCTCGGAAGAGCTGGATGGTCTGGTGCAGGGTTTGGCGATGGTTCACCTTGACCCCTCCAAGGACTTCAATGTCCTGGTGGTTAGCATTGACCCGACCGATACACCGACCGATGCTCTGAAGGAAAAGAAGCTGTACGCCAAGCGGTATGCACGTCCTGGTACTGAGGGTGGATGGCACTTCCTGACTGGCCAGCAGGCTTCGATCGACGCTGTGACCAAGGCTGTGGGCTTTGGCTATGTGAAGATTCCGAGCCCGGACGGCAAGACCACCCAGTTTGCGCACGCCAGCGCGATCCAGATTCTGACGCCCGAGGCGAAGATTGCGCAGTACTACCTCGGCGTTGAGTATGCCCCAAAGGATCTCCTTCTGGGACTGGTGGAGGCATCGGATCACAAGATCGGATCGCCGGTCGCCAACATTTTGACGTATTGCTACCACTACGATCCGCACCGTAACAAGCACAGTCTGATCGTCGCCCGCGTTGTACAGCTCGGCGGCATGATCACAGTGGCGGGGCTGGGCGGATTTATGTTTTTGATGTTTCGCCGCGACCTGAAGCTTGGCCGCGAGAACGCTTTGACCCGCAAGGACGACCGGACCTAA
- a CDS encoding c-type cytochrome has translation MSRRLLAASVACLSMLGLAGCRQDMHDQPKFFPQRGTNFYADGRSVRPQALGTVARGQEDEGSYYRTGLINGAEGDGLPVPLTADLIERGQERYNIYCTSCHSRTGNGRGMVVMRGFFPAGNLHTERLRSAPLGHFFNVISNGYGAMPDYQGQVTVEDRWAVVAYIRALQLSQHATTADAGGAKIEKMEDVEKAEGLSANFVKEWDLPATAGQIQKSQVMAAPLPQPMPQPAADAAKPAQVSEANPKSAPLASALPAGAKPTAATAAAAKTEASASVPSAAAPHAAAGDVANGQKLYTANCSVCHQPTRQGMPPMIPSLVGIVARVGAAHIHAQVANGSPTSKPPMPAFPQLSNENVNDIVAFLAASK, from the coding sequence ATGTCCCGCCGCCTTCTGGCTGCGTCGGTGGCCTGTCTGAGCATGCTGGGTCTTGCCGGCTGCCGTCAGGATATGCACGACCAGCCGAAGTTCTTCCCGCAGCGCGGTACCAATTTCTATGCAGATGGCCGTTCGGTCCGTCCGCAGGCGCTTGGAACCGTGGCACGCGGCCAGGAAGACGAAGGCTCTTACTACCGCACGGGCCTGATCAATGGCGCAGAGGGCGATGGCCTTCCGGTGCCGTTGACGGCAGATCTGATTGAGCGTGGCCAGGAGCGGTACAACATCTACTGCACGTCCTGCCACTCGCGTACCGGTAATGGTCGCGGCATGGTTGTGATGCGTGGGTTCTTCCCCGCAGGCAATCTGCACACGGAGCGCCTGCGTTCGGCTCCTCTGGGCCACTTCTTCAACGTGATCTCGAATGGTTATGGCGCGATGCCTGACTACCAGGGACAGGTCACCGTGGAAGACCGCTGGGCTGTTGTTGCTTACATCCGTGCTCTGCAGCTCTCGCAGCACGCCACCACGGCGGATGCGGGCGGCGCAAAGATTGAGAAGATGGAAGATGTGGAGAAGGCAGAAGGCCTGTCCGCGAACTTCGTAAAGGAATGGGACCTGCCGGCAACGGCTGGCCAGATCCAGAAGTCGCAGGTGATGGCAGCTCCTCTTCCGCAGCCCATGCCGCAGCCCGCTGCCGATGCAGCGAAGCCCGCGCAGGTGTCTGAAGCAAACCCTAAGTCGGCTCCCCTGGCATCTGCCCTGCCAGCTGGAGCCAAGCCGACCGCGGCAACCGCTGCGGCAGCCAAGACGGAAGCCAGTGCTTCGGTTCCGTCGGCCGCTGCTCCGCATGCCGCCGCGGGCGATGTAGCGAATGGGCAGAAGCTATATACGGCGAACTGCAGCGTGTGCCACCAGCCGACACGCCAGGGTATGCCGCCAATGATTCCGTCGCTTGTGGGCATTGTGGCCCGCGTAGGAGCGGCACATATTCACGCGCAGGTGGCCAACGGGTCACCGACATCGAAACCGCCGATGCCGGCGTTTCCGCAACTTTCCAACGAGAACGTGAACGACATCGTCGCGTTCCTGGCAGCAAGCAAGTAA
- a CDS encoding DUF3341 domain-containing protein, with translation MPVEEGVYGLLAEFNTPQAMVKATVAARDAGYRRMECYTPYPVEEAATALDVHRNRVPLLTLMGGLMGLTTAFLMQTWMSAISYPINIAGRPLFSWPAFIIPAYEWTILFAGLSAAFGMLGLNGLPQPYHPLFNAPNFRVGATDDKFFLCLEATDPKFELGETREFLEQFRAVSVVEVDL, from the coding sequence ATGCCGGTCGAAGAGGGAGTCTACGGCCTCCTGGCCGAGTTCAATACGCCTCAGGCGATGGTGAAAGCCACTGTCGCCGCACGCGACGCGGGCTACCGTCGCATGGAATGCTACACGCCCTATCCGGTGGAAGAAGCTGCCACCGCACTGGATGTGCACCGCAACCGTGTGCCGCTGCTGACGTTGATGGGCGGCCTGATGGGTCTGACGACAGCATTCCTGATGCAGACGTGGATGTCCGCGATCTCGTATCCGATTAACATTGCGGGTCGTCCGCTGTTCTCGTGGCCGGCATTCATCATCCCGGCTTACGAATGGACGATTTTGTTCGCGGGTCTTTCCGCGGCGTTCGGCATGCTAGGACTGAATGGTCTGCCGCAGCCGTACCATCCGCTGTTCAACGCGCCCAACTTCCGTGTAGGCGCGACGGATGACAAGTTCTTCCTGTGCCTGGAGGCGACGGATCCCAAGTTTGAGCTTGGCGAAACGCGCGAGTTCCTGGAGCAGTTCCGCGCGGTGAGCGTGGTGGAGGTAGATCTGTAA
- the nrfD gene encoding NrfD/PsrC family molybdoenzyme membrane anchor subunit has translation MATKPLHDPYRQPVNDPMIDPVTGEYVVLAPGHNFTSVTRKIANVVLTSHTPLGWFFGLIVAGGFASLALIAITWLVLKGTGIWGVTIPGAWGFAIVNFVWWIGIGHAGTLISAILLLFKQSWRNSINRFAEAMTIFAVVCAGLFPVLHVGRPWLGYWLLPLPNTMNVWPQFRSPLCWDVFAVSTYATISVVFWYVGMIPDFGTLRDKAQMPFAKWFYGLLSLGWRGSTRHWMRYETASLLLAGLSTPLVLSVHTVISFDFAVAALPGWHTTIFPPYFVAGAVYSGFAMVLTLAIPIRKFYHMEDLVTLRHLDNMGKVMLATGLIVAYGYGMEVFMAWFSASHWEFFMMWNRMFGPIGWGYWLLIIFNIAIPLLTLWWRKLRTNVGFLFFLSIVVNIGMWFERFVIVITSLYRDFLPSSWGTYRATKWDYLLYLGTFGIFTSLFLLFVRFIPMIPMNEIKMMLPQTKFNGLDAEETVEETA, from the coding sequence ATGGCGACCAAACCTCTTCACGATCCATACCGCCAGCCGGTGAATGACCCGATGATCGACCCGGTAACGGGCGAATACGTGGTCCTCGCTCCGGGACATAACTTCACCAGCGTCACGCGCAAGATTGCGAACGTGGTGCTTACCTCGCACACGCCGCTCGGTTGGTTTTTCGGACTGATCGTGGCGGGCGGTTTCGCCTCGCTGGCGCTGATCGCGATTACGTGGCTGGTGCTGAAGGGCACCGGTATCTGGGGTGTCACCATCCCAGGCGCGTGGGGCTTCGCTATCGTCAACTTCGTGTGGTGGATCGGTATCGGCCACGCCGGAACACTGATCTCGGCCATTCTGCTGCTGTTCAAGCAGAGCTGGCGTAACTCGATCAACCGTTTTGCAGAAGCCATGACGATCTTCGCCGTGGTCTGCGCCGGCCTGTTCCCGGTACTCCACGTCGGACGTCCGTGGCTCGGTTACTGGCTGCTGCCTCTGCCGAACACGATGAACGTCTGGCCGCAGTTCCGTTCGCCGCTGTGCTGGGACGTGTTCGCTGTATCCACGTACGCGACAATCTCGGTGGTGTTCTGGTACGTCGGCATGATTCCTGACTTCGGAACGCTCCGCGACAAGGCGCAGATGCCCTTCGCAAAGTGGTTCTACGGTCTGCTGTCACTCGGCTGGCGCGGTTCCACCCGCCACTGGATGCGCTATGAAACGGCATCCCTCCTGCTGGCCGGTCTTTCAACGCCTCTCGTACTCTCGGTACACACCGTCATCAGCTTCGACTTCGCGGTCGCTGCTCTGCCGGGCTGGCACACCACGATCTTCCCGCCGTACTTCGTTGCGGGCGCCGTGTACTCCGGCTTCGCCATGGTGTTGACCCTGGCCATTCCGATCCGCAAGTTCTACCACATGGAAGACCTGGTGACCCTGCGTCACCTGGACAACATGGGGAAGGTCATGCTGGCAACCGGTCTGATCGTTGCGTATGGCTACGGCATGGAAGTCTTCATGGCCTGGTTCTCTGCCAGCCACTGGGAATTCTTCATGATGTGGAACCGTATGTTCGGACCCATCGGCTGGGGCTACTGGCTGCTGATCATCTTCAACATCGCGATCCCGTTGCTGACCCTGTGGTGGCGCAAGCTCCGGACGAACGTTGGATTCCTGTTCTTCCTGTCGATCGTGGTCAACATTGGTATGTGGTTCGAGCGTTTCGTGATCGTTATCACCTCGCTCTACCGTGACTTCCTGCCTTCGAGCTGGGGCACGTACCGCGCTACCAAGTGGGACTACCTGCTGTACCTCGGCACGTTCGGTATCTTTACCAGCCTGTTCCTGCTGTTCGTCCGGTTCATTCCGATGATCCCGATGAACGAAATCAAGATGATGCTTCCGCAGACCAAGTTCAATGGTCTGGACGCGGAAGAAACTGTTGAGGAGACTGCCTGA